The nucleotide sequence AAAATAGTCAATTATTATGATAAAATCATAGAATACTACAATCGGGGGACCATTTCATGAATTTGAATACATATTTTTATCAGTTTTTAGAGCCGATTTCAAAGGAATTAGCATTGTTAGCGAAGGAATTGGAGAATAGTATCTTTTCCAGCCCAAGAACGATGCTTACTCATTCGCGGGTGTTCATTGAAAATATTCTGCAGCAGGTGACGAAAGAAGAAGGGATACCAGAGGATGCTCGGACTGGTTTGAAGGAACGGCTTGATCTGCTCAATGAACAAGGTTATTTGATTCCTGAGATTCGCGATGCGCTGCATTTGGTGCGGAGAATGGGGAACCAGGCGGCACATGATGTGCGGATGTTCCGCTTTTCCGAGGCGCTTTTATCATGGGAAGCCTTGTATAGCATTGTCAAATGGTATGTTGAGGTATACGGTCCAGTGGATGTGACGGTGCCTGAATATCAGGATCCTTCTCCACAGGCAGAAAGAGTGTTTGATATGTCCGAGCTTGAGGTCAGGTTGAAAGGATTGGAGGATCTATTGAAAAATCCTCCTCTGCAACAGGCTGAAACTCTGGCAAAGGAAGAAGTGGCAGTGGCTGTTTCTGCTCCTGCTGTTGAGGTTCAGGAGACACCAGGATTTACGCCAATCCGAACGATTACTTACAAAGGAAGATCTCTTGATATTCCTTATTTCTTGCGGGATGCGTTTCTTTTGCCGCAGCGATTTGATAAATCGGAAACTTTCCTGATTCGTCTTGGTGCTGAACAGGAAGCACGGATCATGAGTGAGCTGCCTGGCAATCTCGAAGGTCTGCACAAGAATGTGAAGCGTTATAATGAAAAAAATGATGAGCAGTTTTTCGAAGAGCTTGGAACCTTTATTGAAGAGGAGAAAGTTCGCAGGCATCTGACATTG is from Mesobacillus boroniphilus and encodes:
- a CDS encoding DUF4145 domain-containing protein — protein: MNLNTYFYQFLEPISKELALLAKELENSIFSSPRTMLTHSRVFIENILQQVTKEEGIPEDARTGLKERLDLLNEQGYLIPEIRDALHLVRRMGNQAAHDVRMFRFSEALLSWEALYSIVKWYVEVYGPVDVTVPEYQDPSPQAERVFDMSELEVRLKGLEDLLKNPPLQQAETLAKEEVAVAVSAPAVEVQETPGFTPIRTITYKGRSLDIPYFLRDAFLLPQRFDKSETFLIRLGAEQEARIMSELPGNLEGLHKNVKRYNEKNDEQFFEELGTFIEEEKVRRHLTLKRQGELFFFYKASHIIVTEELKKVALTAEEFTGIPSLLRQLNEDQIYTVGQLPMELVILAKYDNVGVGTVEKLFDQLKAKVTHKAVQADDDTSTERKSFKKWESLYVKVKLNGVESIIEGSSVPTIWKEALKWIEDNRLPLHEMIKAGIVLGSTDNGKRYAIALQPIHPDQRPFTQLHTYQSQITGEVYYLETKINPKSGLETLGKVMTRLGVGVDIPLLKGE